The nucleotide sequence ATCAATGCGAATGCCAGGAACGGGTTGGTATAAACTTGACGGAACTAATATGGAAGGAAACGGAGTTATTCCAGACATCATTGTGGAGAATTTACCGGAAGATATCATCGCTGAACGCGATCTGCAACTTACCAAAGCGGTAAAAGAACTGATGAAAGAGCTAAAATAAAATGAATTTAACAGAAATAAACAACCTTATTCAAAGAGCCAATGCCGTTGTCAAAACCAACTGGCTAAGCGCAGTTTATATATTACAAGAAGGATTAAAAGAAGCACCTGAGGATATTTCCATTCTTACTAATTTGGGAGATATCTATCTGGAAAGACAACTCTACGAAAAATCTCTTAGTTACTATAATAAAGCAATCTCCCTTTGTCCCGATAATCCCCAGTTAATGTTTTTGATTGGTTCCTGCTATTTTTCTTTGGGAGAATACAGAATTGCTCTCAGTTACTTCAATAGAATTACCAATCCTCCTCCGGAAGTATTATATAATAGCGCTCTGGCTTATGCTTTTTCGGGTGCATATCAGGAAAGCATCAATATTATCAACGAACTTCTTGGTGTTATAGACGATAATCCTTTTATGTATTTTCTTTTAATTGAACAATATCTTCGCTTGCAAAATTATGATAGCGCCTATCAGACAATTCTGATCGCCGAAAAAAAATTCGGCAAGCATAAACAGCTTCTTTTGCTCTCTGCCTTGGTTTA is from Candidatus Cloacimonas sp. and encodes:
- a CDS encoding tetratricopeptide repeat protein — translated: MNLTEINNLIQRANAVVKTNWLSAVYILQEGLKEAPEDISILTNLGDIYLERQLYEKSLSYYNKAISLCPDNPQLMFLIGSCYFSLGEYRIALSYFNRITNPPPEVLYNSALAYAFSGAYQESINIINELLGVIDDNPFMYFLLIEQYLRLQNYDSAYQTILIAEKKFGKHKQLLLLSALVYGKKEIWLKSYYSFVEYEQSGSLLNPDHLIAYANAAVKIGMNDKAIELLQRALNINPYSVDSYEQLIRLLLMKNDFPTARKMLTKAKKYLARLTPVLYLFKERIENHLPD